A section of the Carassius carassius chromosome 17, fCarCar2.1, whole genome shotgun sequence genome encodes:
- the zgc:103559 gene encoding allantoinase, mitochondrial: MEPGSTVSAVRSQRVLCGDEIRPAVIIIKEGQIHSILPDSEASAHTAGKVIQPWNSLIMPGIVDCHVHVNEPGRTSWEGYWTATQAAAAGGVTTIVDMPLNSIPPTTTLRNFHEKLRAATGQCFVDTVFWGGVIPGNKLELRPMVQAGVAGFKCFLIHSGVDEFPHVSDTDLHAAMEQIQGTGSVLLFHAEREVEHAAAEKGDPHEYSTFLRSRPDIMELEAIRTVTQICLQYQVRCHIVHLSSAQPLELIRAARKAGAPLTVETTHHYLNLCAENIPARATQFKCCPPIRDTANRELLWSALKAGDIDMVVSDHSPCTPDLKCLDSGDFTQAWGGISSLQFGLSLFWTSASKREFSFFDAVRLLCKEPAQLCRLDDRKGSLIPGHDADLVIWDPEKEFTVNKDSIHHKNKLTPYLGLALRGKVKATIVRGKVVYSHGSFSSQPLGKPLFIQHKTPSPL, encoded by the exons ATGGAGCCAGGATCAACTGTCAGTGCTGTGCGGAGCCAGAGGGTTTTGTGTGGAGACGAAATTCGACCTGCAGTTATCATAATAAAGGAAGGACAGATTCACAGCATTCTGCCTGATTCAGAAGCTTCAGCGCACACAGCTGGAAAGGTGA tccagccatggaaCAGTCTGATAATGCCAGGTATAGTGGACTGTCATGTTCATGTTAATGAACCAGGCCGTACCTCCTGGGAAGGGTATTGGACTGCCACACAAGCAGCTGCTGCTGGAGGAGTCACCACAATTGTAGACATGCCTCT AAACAGCATCCCACCAACTACAACTCTTAGAAACTTTCATGAGAAGCTGCGTGCTGCAACAGGACAGTGTTTTGTAGACACAGTATTTTGGGGAGGAGTTATCCCTGGAAACAAG CTGGAGCTGAGGCCGATGGTTCAGGCTGGTGTTGCTGGATTTAAGTGCTTTCTGATTCATAGTGGAGTGGATGAGTTTCCTCATGTGAGTGACACAGATCTGCATGCAGCTATGGAACAGATCCAGGGCACAGGAAGCGTTCTGCTG TTTCATGCAGAGCGAGAAGTTGAGCATGCAGCTGCTGAGAAAGGGG ATCCACATGAATATTCCACCTTCCTGAGGTCCAGGCCTGACATTATGGAGCTTGAAGCCATTCGTACTGTCACTCAGATCTGCTTACAATATCA AGTAAGATGCCACATTGTGCACCTGTCATCAGCCCAGCCTCTGGAGCTCATCAGGGCAGCAAGAAAGGCCGGAGCTCCACTGACTGTAGAGACCACCCATCACTACCTCAACCTGTGTGCAGAGAACATTCCAGCACGTGCAACTCAGTTTAAATGCTGCCCCCCGATACGAGACACAGCCAACCGG GAGCTCCTATGGTCTGCACTCAAAGCTGGTGATATTGATATGGTTGTGTCAGATCATTCACCATGCACACCTGACCTAAAGTGTTTAGACAGTGGTGATTTCACACAGGCATGGGGAGGGATCTCTTCTCTGCAGTTTG GTTTATCTTTGTTCTGGACTTCAGCTTCTAAAAGAGAGTTTTCATTTTTTGACGCAGTAAGACTCTTGTGTAAAGAGCCTGCTCAACTATGTCGCCTTGATGACCGAAAAGGGAGTCTCATTCCAGGTCACGATGCAGACTTAGTCATTTGGGATCCAGAAAAAGAGTTTACG GTGAACAAAGACAGCATACATCACAAAAACAAG ttaACACCGTACCTTGGTCTTGCTCTGCGAGGGAAGGTGAAGGCCACTATAGTCCGAGGGAAGGTGGTTTACAGTCATGGCTCTTTCAGTTCTCAGCCTCTTGGGAAGCCTCTCTTTATTCAGCACAAAACACCGTCCCCTTTGTGA
- the dtymk gene encoding thymidylate kinase: protein MSCRRGALIVLEGVDRAGKTTQCQKLVHALEQSGRAAEIMRFPDRTTKIGQLISSYLEKKSNLEDHTVHLLFSANRWEMVPLMKQKLEQGINLVVDRYAFSGVAFTSAKPGFSLEWCMNPDIGLPKPDLVMFLQLNPNTAANRGEYGIERYETSAFQRTVHQRFEELMQDSSVNWKVIDAARTIEEVHKDIKLLSEDIISLAQNQPVGELWR from the exons ATGTCTTGCAGAAGAGGAGCTTTAATTGTCCTTGAGGGAGTAGATAGAGCCGGGAAAACCACGCAATGTCAAAAACTCGTCCATGCGTTGGAACAGAGCGGACGAGCGGCAGAAATCATGCGATTTCCAG acagaACCACTAAAATCGGTCAGCTGATCAGTTCATACCTGGAGAAGAAGAGTAATCTGGAGGATCATACGGTTCACCTGCTGTTTTCTGCAAACCGATGGGAAATGGT GCCTCTGATGAAACAGAAGTTGGAACAAGGGATCAATCTAGTGGTTGACCGCTATGCGTTTTCTGGAGTTGCCTTCACTAGTGCCAAGCCT GGCTTCTCTCTGGAGTGGTGCATGAATCCAGATATTGGACTTCCAAAACCAGACCTGGTGATGTTTTTGCAGCTCAATCCCAATACGGCAGCAAACCGTGGAGAATATGGAATTGAACGTTATGAAACCAGCGCCTTCCAACGGACAGTGCATCAAAGATTTGAAGAGCTCATGCAAGATTCCTCCGTCAACTGGAag GTAATTGATGCTGCAAGGACCATTGAAGAGGTGCACAAAGATATTAAGCTTTTAAGTGAAGACATCATCAGTTTAGCCCAGAATCAGCCAGTTGGAGAGCTGTGGAGGTGA
- the agxta gene encoding alanine--glyoxylate and serine--pyruvate aminotransferase a has translation MSSLSVLPPECLLQPFTVPQRLLLGPGPSNVPARITAAGAQPMLGHLHAETIEIMNQVKSGIQYAFQTRNRVTLAVSGPGHAAMECAIFNSLEPGESVLIAVNGIWGERAAEIAERIGAKVNRVVTSAGGYFTNEEIEQALDKYRPVVFFLTHGESSTGVVHPIDGIGDLCHKYNCLFLVDSVAALGGTPICMDEQGIDIMYTGSQKVLNAPPGTAPISFSERACQKIFNRRTKPISFFLDMSWLANYWGCDDKPVRAYHHTGPVSFFYGLRESLAILAETGLENSWKRHKEVAEYFHEGLEEMGLKLFVQDKKARLPTVTTIVAPPGYDWREITGYIMKTYNIEISGGLGPSAGMVLRVGLMGCNSSKANVDKVLKALADALKHCHKSRV, from the exons ATGTCCTCTCTGTCCGTTCTTCCACCGGAATGTCTGTTACAGCCTTTTACCGTCCCCCAGAGACTTCTGCTTGGACCAGGACCATCCAATGTGCCTGCACGGATCACAGCAGCTGGAGCACAGCCCATGCTGGGCCACCTACATGCAGAAACCATTGAG ATTatgaatcaggtcaaaagtggCATTCAGTATGCATTTCAGACCCGAAACCGAGTGACTCTGGCTGTGAGTGGCCCGGGTCATGCAGCGATGGAGTGTGCCATCTTTAACTCACTGGAGCCTGGAGAGAGCGTCCTCATAGCCGTCAATGGCATATGGGGAGAGAGGGCTGCAGAGATAGCTGAGAGAATAG GTGCCAAGGTGAACCGAGTTGTAACCTCTGCTGGTGGTTACTTTACAAATGAGGAAATTGAGCAG GCATTAGACAAATACAGGCCAGTGGTGTTCTTTCTCACACATGGAGAGTCCTCCACAGGAGTTGTTCACCCCATAGACGGCATAGGTGACCTTTGCCACAA GTACAACTGTTTATTTCTGGTTGATTCAGTAGCGGCACTGGGGGGTACTCCTATCTGCATGGATGAGCAAG GCATTGACATTATGTATACTGGCTCTCAGAAGGTTTTGAACGCACCTCCAGGAACTGCACCAATCTCCTTCAGTGAGAGAGCATG CCAGAAAATATTTAACAGGAGGACAAAACCAATCTCTTTCTTCTTGGATATGAGCTGGTTGGCAAATTACTGGGGCTGTGATGACAAGCCTGTGCGCGC TTATCACCACACTGGACCTGTGTCTTTTTTCTATGGTCTGCGTGAGAGTCTGGCCATCCTTGCAGAGACT ggtCTTGAGAACTCATGGAAGCGGCACAAAGAGGTTGCAGAGTACTTCCATGAAGGCTTAGAAGAAATGGGCCTAAAACTGTTTGTGCAGGATAAG AAAGCAAGACTGCCAACGGTTACCACAATAGTAGCTCCCCCAGGGTATGACTGGCGGGAAATCACAGGGTATATTATGAAGACCTATAACATTGAAATCTCTGGGGGTCTTGGACCGTCTGCTGGCATG gtaTTGCGTGTGGGACTGATGGGATGTAACAGCAGCAAGGCCAATGTGGATAAGGTGTTGAAGGCCTTGGCTGATGCTCTAAAACACTGTCACAAGAGCAGAGTCTGA